A stretch of Spirosoma oryzicola DNA encodes these proteins:
- a CDS encoding META domain-containing protein, producing MRLLLFGVLLLFSACRRPSKQLAAMLTPADQPEIADFTANLKAGDDLIAVGNDPAWSLTVNPSKGTLRFKSLTGDSISAPSPERQPDSDGSFRLDIVAGQDRFKALFTPDSCVNKLSRQRFDYRVEVNFRGKTYIGCGASLRQVTLLQDIWVLTELQGQPVTTNDRQTEAPRLEISLTEGRVTGTTGCNRLSGEVRADTRLIRLGPLVTTKMACAGEANTIEANLLNALLQPLAYRVGNGKLTLLQHGKTVATFKKVN from the coding sequence ATGCGACTTCTTCTTTTCGGTGTTCTACTTCTTTTCTCGGCTTGCCGCCGACCTTCGAAACAATTGGCGGCCATGCTTACGCCAGCCGACCAGCCTGAAATTGCTGACTTTACCGCCAACCTGAAAGCGGGTGATGACCTGATTGCCGTGGGTAATGATCCAGCCTGGTCGTTGACAGTCAACCCATCGAAAGGAACATTACGGTTCAAATCGCTGACCGGCGATAGTATCAGCGCACCCAGTCCGGAGCGGCAACCCGATTCGGATGGCTCCTTTCGGCTCGACATTGTGGCAGGGCAGGATCGTTTCAAAGCCTTATTTACGCCCGATAGTTGCGTGAATAAATTATCTCGGCAACGCTTCGATTACCGCGTTGAAGTCAACTTCCGGGGCAAGACGTATATAGGTTGTGGCGCATCGCTTCGGCAGGTCACCTTATTACAGGATATTTGGGTACTAACCGAGTTGCAGGGCCAGCCCGTTACAACCAACGATCGGCAGACGGAAGCGCCCCGTCTGGAAATCTCGCTTACGGAAGGTCGCGTAACGGGTACAACGGGTTGCAATCGGTTAAGTGGTGAGGTACGGGCCGATACCCGACTCATCCGTCTTGGACCGCTTGTTACAACGAAAATGGCCTGCGCTGGTGAAGCCAATACCATTGAGGCAAATCTCCTCAATGCCCTGCTCCAGCCCCTGGCCTACCGGGTTGGCAATGGCAAACTTACCCTTCTGCAACACGGAAAAA